From Leifsonia sp. fls2-241-R2A-40a, one genomic window encodes:
- the mraZ gene encoding division/cell wall cluster transcriptional repressor MraZ, whose product MFLGTHAPKLDEKGRIILPAKFRDELESGLVLTRGQEHCVYVFSKAEFESLHEKIRQAPVTSKQARDYLRVFLSGASAEVPDKQNRVTIPASLRTYAGLDRDLVVIGAGSRAEIWDAQAWETYLAEQEAAFANTEEEVIPGLF is encoded by the coding sequence ATGTTCCTCGGTACGCATGCCCCGAAGCTCGACGAGAAGGGGCGCATCATCCTCCCGGCCAAGTTCCGGGACGAGCTCGAGTCGGGCCTCGTCCTGACCCGCGGCCAGGAGCACTGCGTCTACGTCTTCTCCAAGGCGGAGTTCGAATCGCTCCACGAGAAGATCCGCCAGGCGCCGGTGACCAGCAAGCAGGCCCGCGACTACCTCCGCGTCTTCCTCTCGGGGGCGAGCGCAGAGGTGCCGGACAAGCAGAACCGGGTGACCATCCCGGCCTCGCTCCGGACGTACGCGGGACTGGATCGCGACCTCGTCGTGATCGGTGCGGGCAGCCGCGCCGAGATCTGGGACGCCCAGGCGTGGGAGACCTACCTGGCCGAGCAGGAAGCAGCGTTCGCGAACACGGAGGAGGAGGTGATCCCGGGACTCTTCTGA
- the rsmH gene encoding 16S rRNA (cytosine(1402)-N(4))-methyltransferase RsmH produces MSDSDNSRIHTPVLLERVIELLAPALTKPGAVFVDATLGMGGHSAGILERFPEAILVGLDRDPEALGIAGQRLERFGDRVHLVHTVYDGIREAIEGLGFHEIDGVLFDLGVSSLQLDRVERGFSYSKDAPLDMRMDSTSELTAETVLAEYSEADLRRIFRDYGEEKLAGRYAARIVEAREHAPLVRSGQLVDLITKATPVAVQRQGHPAKRVFQALRIEVNQELSVLQRAIPAAVDALAVGGRIVVEAYQSLEDRIVKRELQARSVSSAPAGLPVELPEHRPELKLLIRGAELADEDEKAANPRATPVRLRAAERVRPATGRDDTRRRP; encoded by the coding sequence ATGAGCGACTCCGACAACTCCCGCATCCACACCCCGGTCCTCCTCGAGCGCGTGATCGAGCTGCTCGCCCCTGCGCTGACGAAGCCGGGCGCCGTCTTCGTCGACGCGACGCTCGGGATGGGCGGCCACTCGGCCGGGATCCTGGAGCGCTTCCCTGAGGCGATCCTGGTCGGTCTCGACCGCGACCCCGAGGCCCTGGGGATCGCGGGGCAGCGCCTGGAGCGCTTCGGCGACCGCGTCCACCTCGTCCACACGGTGTACGACGGCATCCGCGAGGCGATCGAGGGCCTGGGCTTCCACGAGATCGACGGGGTGCTGTTCGACCTCGGCGTCTCATCCCTGCAGCTCGACCGGGTCGAGCGCGGCTTCTCGTACTCCAAGGACGCACCGCTCGACATGCGGATGGACTCCACCAGCGAGCTGACCGCCGAGACCGTGCTGGCCGAGTACTCGGAAGCGGACCTGCGCCGTATCTTCCGCGACTACGGCGAGGAGAAGCTCGCCGGACGCTATGCCGCCCGGATCGTCGAGGCGCGCGAGCACGCGCCGCTCGTGCGCTCGGGCCAGCTGGTCGACCTGATCACCAAGGCGACGCCCGTCGCGGTCCAGCGTCAGGGCCACCCTGCGAAGCGTGTGTTCCAGGCGCTCCGCATCGAGGTGAACCAGGAGCTCTCGGTGCTGCAACGGGCCATCCCCGCGGCGGTGGATGCGCTGGCGGTCGGCGGCCGCATCGTCGTGGAGGCGTACCAGTCGCTCGAGGACCGCATCGTGAAGCGCGAGCTGCAGGCCCGCTCGGTGTCGAGCGCTCCCGCCGGGCTTCCGGTAGAGCTGCCCGAGCACCGGCCCGAGCTCAAGCTGCTGATCCGCGGCGCCGAGCTGGCGGATGAGGACGAGAAGGCCGCGAACCCGAGGGCCACTCCGGTGCGCCTGCGGGCGGCGGAGCGGGTGCGTCCCGCGACCGGACGAGACGACACGAGGAGGCGCCCGTGA
- a CDS encoding penicillin-binding protein 2, which produces MVDRKMLRRRTAVTVLAVAATVGILGAKLVDIQVVRADALQRQSVQAKEVSTPLLGNRGDIVDTDGTVLATTIYTYTAAASPKDAIAGGREKMVQAAAKIGGITGQGGDAVVALIDAALKNNPKSQYVLIKSGMDVAAFDKLDKLPYPWLTFTKKQARSYPNGAVAGNLLGYLSAGGDAGLEKSENGCLAGENGDETYQRGADGVAIPGSTVVQKQAKDGGTLKLTIDGDLQWFAEQTLAQQVGATGSKFGFVTVAEAKTGKVKAIAQWPALDPNNIDATDPSYWRLLPFTDPYEPGSTFKALTASMLIDQGKATPTTPVLAPYSWKSGNGADLHDSGYHDPLRLTLTGVLMMSSNTGMSQLGRALTDQTRYDYLKKFGIGDSTGLPYPNQSDGILNPVKDWDDQTKYATMFGQGVSATQLQMVDAYQALANGGTRIPLSMVEGCEHPDGSVTDVPNSKPTSVVSPQAAATTLGMMESIVTSGELKKQLQIPGYRIAAKTGTAQQPDGKGGYLPSYYVSVMGVAPVDDPQYVVSVNLGYPTTITSSAAAAPLFHTIMSQVLKTYRVKPSTSSPADYPPYY; this is translated from the coding sequence ATGGTCGACAGGAAGATGCTGCGGCGGAGAACCGCGGTGACGGTGCTCGCCGTCGCGGCGACCGTCGGCATCCTCGGCGCCAAGCTCGTCGACATCCAGGTGGTCCGCGCGGATGCGCTGCAGCGGCAGTCGGTGCAGGCCAAGGAGGTGTCGACGCCCCTCCTCGGCAATCGCGGCGACATCGTCGACACCGACGGCACCGTGCTCGCGACCACGATCTACACGTACACGGCGGCCGCCTCACCGAAGGATGCCATCGCCGGAGGCCGCGAGAAGATGGTGCAGGCCGCCGCGAAGATCGGCGGGATCACCGGCCAGGGCGGGGACGCCGTTGTGGCTCTCATCGACGCGGCGCTGAAGAACAACCCGAAGTCGCAATACGTCCTTATCAAGTCCGGGATGGACGTCGCCGCCTTCGACAAGCTCGACAAGCTGCCGTACCCGTGGCTGACCTTCACCAAGAAGCAGGCACGCAGCTACCCGAACGGGGCGGTCGCGGGCAACCTGCTCGGGTACCTGTCCGCCGGCGGCGACGCCGGACTCGAGAAGAGCGAGAACGGCTGCCTCGCGGGGGAGAACGGCGACGAGACCTACCAGCGCGGGGCCGACGGCGTCGCCATCCCCGGCAGCACGGTGGTGCAGAAGCAGGCCAAGGACGGCGGAACCCTGAAGCTCACGATCGACGGCGACCTGCAGTGGTTCGCCGAGCAGACGCTGGCTCAGCAGGTGGGCGCGACCGGATCGAAGTTCGGTTTCGTGACCGTGGCGGAGGCCAAGACCGGGAAGGTCAAGGCGATCGCGCAGTGGCCGGCCCTCGATCCGAACAACATCGACGCGACGGACCCGTCCTACTGGCGGCTGCTGCCGTTCACCGACCCGTACGAGCCCGGTTCCACCTTCAAGGCGCTGACCGCCTCCATGCTGATCGACCAGGGGAAGGCGACGCCGACGACTCCGGTGCTCGCCCCCTATTCGTGGAAGTCGGGCAACGGGGCCGACCTGCACGACTCCGGCTACCACGATCCGCTGCGGCTCACCCTCACCGGTGTGCTGATGATGTCGTCGAACACGGGCATGTCGCAGCTGGGCAGGGCGCTGACGGACCAGACCCGCTACGACTACCTCAAGAAGTTCGGCATCGGCGACTCCACAGGCCTCCCGTACCCGAACCAGTCGGACGGCATCCTGAACCCCGTCAAGGACTGGGACGACCAGACCAAGTACGCGACCATGTTCGGGCAGGGCGTCTCGGCCACCCAGCTGCAGATGGTGGATGCGTACCAGGCGCTCGCGAACGGGGGCACCCGCATCCCCCTGTCGATGGTGGAGGGATGCGAGCACCCGGACGGGTCGGTCACCGACGTCCCGAACAGCAAGCCGACTTCCGTCGTGTCCCCGCAGGCGGCCGCGACGACGCTCGGGATGATGGAGTCCATCGTCACCTCGGGCGAGCTCAAGAAGCAGCTGCAGATCCCGGGCTACCGCATCGCCGCCAAGACCGGAACGGCCCAGCAACCGGACGGCAAGGGCGGGTACCTGCCGTCGTACTACGTGTCCGTGATGGGCGTCGCTCCGGTGGACGATCCGCAGTACGTCGTTTCGGTCAACCTCGGATACCCGACTACCATTACTTCGTCGGCAGCCGCCGCTCCGCTGTTCCACACGATCATGAGTCAGGTGCTGAAGACCTACCGGGTGAAGCCCTCGACGTCGAGCCCGGCCGACTACCCTCCGTACTACTGA
- a CDS encoding UDP-N-acetylmuramoyl-L-alanyl-D-glutamate--2,6-diaminopimelate ligase, whose amino-acid sequence MTGPAPISLRPEHPVARPLAQLVAEFGLDSRGDLDGVEVTGAALASSAVEPGDLYVGVPGRNAHGASYATAAAEAGAIAVLTDEDGAALAAASGLPVIVTPDPRGALGAVSAWIYRTDENSATLFGVTGTNGKTSVVYLLNAILGQLGVVSGLSSTAERRIGDTAITSKLTTPEASELHALLARMREEGVRAVAIEVSAQALTRRRVDGIVFDVVGFTNLSHDHLDDYAHMDEYFAAKLELFQPDRARRGVVTVDSDWGRGVVEQSRIPVATLTSSPGTDAEWRLTVLEESLTHTSFALEGPDGRRLETRVPLLGAYNASNAALAIVMLVESGYDLDAIGAALERDGGIDAYIPGRAERLSGDRGPVVFIDYGHSPDAFLSTLSALRKVTDGRIVMVFGADGDRDTTKRTDMGAIAARGSDAVVITDFHPRWEDPAGIRAALLEGARGAVPDLELYEVPDPRTAFRTALSLAGEGDVVLYAGPGHEDYQEVAGQRLPYSAREDVRLALREAGWL is encoded by the coding sequence GTGACAGGACCGGCGCCCATCTCTCTGCGCCCCGAGCATCCCGTCGCCCGCCCGCTCGCCCAGCTGGTAGCGGAGTTCGGGCTGGACAGCCGCGGCGACCTCGACGGCGTCGAGGTCACGGGCGCAGCCCTGGCGAGCTCCGCCGTGGAACCCGGCGATCTCTACGTCGGCGTGCCCGGCCGCAACGCGCACGGCGCGAGCTATGCGACCGCTGCCGCCGAGGCGGGGGCGATCGCCGTGCTCACCGACGAGGACGGCGCGGCTCTCGCGGCCGCCTCCGGACTGCCGGTCATCGTCACGCCCGACCCGCGCGGCGCCCTCGGCGCCGTCTCGGCCTGGATCTACCGCACCGACGAGAACTCGGCGACGCTGTTCGGCGTCACGGGGACCAACGGCAAGACCAGCGTCGTCTACCTGCTGAACGCGATCCTCGGCCAGCTGGGAGTCGTGTCCGGCCTCAGTTCGACGGCCGAGCGCCGGATCGGCGACACCGCCATCACGAGCAAGCTCACGACGCCGGAGGCGAGCGAGCTGCACGCCCTGCTGGCCCGGATGCGCGAGGAGGGTGTGCGCGCCGTCGCCATCGAGGTCTCCGCGCAGGCGCTCACGCGCCGCCGCGTCGACGGCATCGTCTTCGACGTGGTCGGATTCACCAACCTCAGCCACGACCACCTCGACGACTACGCCCACATGGACGAGTACTTCGCCGCGAAGCTCGAGCTGTTCCAGCCCGACCGCGCGCGACGCGGTGTCGTCACGGTCGACTCCGACTGGGGCCGCGGCGTGGTCGAGCAGTCGCGCATCCCCGTCGCGACGCTGACCAGCTCGCCCGGCACGGACGCCGAGTGGAGGCTCACGGTGCTCGAGGAGTCCCTCACGCACACGTCCTTCGCGCTGGAGGGCCCGGACGGCCGCCGGCTCGAGACGCGCGTTCCGCTGCTCGGTGCGTACAACGCCTCGAACGCGGCGCTCGCGATCGTCATGCTGGTCGAGTCCGGCTACGACCTCGACGCCATCGGAGCGGCGCTGGAGCGCGACGGCGGGATCGACGCGTACATCCCCGGCCGCGCCGAGCGCCTTTCGGGAGACCGCGGCCCGGTCGTCTTCATCGACTACGGCCACAGCCCCGACGCCTTCCTCTCCACGCTGAGCGCCCTGCGCAAGGTCACCGACGGACGCATCGTCATGGTGTTCGGCGCCGACGGCGACCGCGACACCACGAAGCGCACCGACATGGGCGCCATCGCCGCGCGCGGTTCGGACGCCGTGGTGATCACCGACTTCCACCCGCGATGGGAGGACCCGGCGGGCATCCGGGCGGCCCTGCTGGAGGGGGCGCGCGGCGCCGTGCCCGACCTCGAGCTGTACGAGGTGCCCGACCCCCGCACGGCGTTCCGCACGGCTCTTTCGCTCGCGGGCGAGGGCGATGTCGTCCTGTACGCCGGACCGGGCCACGAGGACTACCAGGAGGTGGCCGGCCAGCGGCTGCCGTACTCCGCCCGCGAGGATGTGCGTCTCGCGCTGCGAGAGGCCGGGTGGCTGTAG
- the murF gene encoding UDP-N-acetylmuramoyl-tripeptide--D-alanyl-D-alanine ligase → MIALTLAEIAEATRGTLLLDGTHVSPETELSGPSTTDSREVVPGTIFFAKPGEVTDGHLFAPQAVEAGAALVVVDHPLELPVPQLLVEDTVVALGDLATEVIARVRALGLLKIVGITGSNGKTTTKNLLRAVLEQVGPTIAPRASFNNEVGAPVTMLQVTEETQFLVAEMGASGIGEIARLVRMARPDVGVVLKVGLAHAGEFGGIEKTLQAKTEMVTDLLESDVAILNMDDPRVASMADKTVARVLWFGLDERADVRATDIVSDRRGTSFTLHLPSPDGGEGPSRPVRFQVLGEHHVMNALAAAASAHTLDVDIDTIVAALQTVETAERWRMEVMGSSEVTVINDAYNASPDSMAAALKTLAQIAEPGGRTIAVLGEMSELGEFSGEEHDRIGLLAVRLGIDQLVIVGPAARRMHITAINEGSWDGESLYFDTQDAALDHLQGALRPGDTVLVKSSNSAGLRFLGDRLGESFS, encoded by the coding sequence ATGATCGCCCTCACCCTGGCCGAGATCGCGGAGGCCACCCGCGGCACCCTGCTGCTCGACGGCACCCACGTCTCCCCGGAGACCGAGCTCTCCGGGCCGTCGACCACCGACTCCCGCGAGGTCGTCCCCGGGACCATCTTCTTCGCCAAGCCCGGCGAGGTGACCGATGGTCACCTCTTCGCGCCCCAGGCCGTCGAGGCCGGAGCGGCACTGGTCGTCGTCGATCACCCGCTCGAGCTGCCCGTCCCGCAGCTGCTGGTCGAGGACACCGTGGTCGCCCTCGGAGACCTCGCCACCGAGGTCATCGCCCGCGTTCGTGCCCTGGGCCTGCTCAAGATCGTCGGGATCACCGGCTCCAACGGCAAGACCACCACCAAGAACCTGCTTCGGGCCGTGCTCGAGCAGGTCGGCCCCACGATCGCCCCGCGCGCCTCGTTCAACAACGAGGTGGGCGCGCCGGTGACGATGCTGCAGGTGACAGAGGAGACGCAGTTCCTCGTCGCCGAGATGGGCGCCAGCGGCATCGGAGAGATCGCCCGCCTTGTGCGGATGGCCCGTCCGGACGTCGGCGTGGTGCTCAAGGTGGGCCTCGCCCACGCGGGCGAGTTCGGCGGGATCGAGAAGACCCTGCAGGCGAAGACCGAGATGGTCACCGATCTGCTGGAGTCCGACGTCGCCATCCTGAACATGGACGACCCGCGCGTCGCCTCCATGGCGGACAAGACCGTCGCCCGGGTGCTGTGGTTCGGGCTGGACGAGCGCGCCGACGTGCGGGCCACCGACATCGTCTCCGATCGCCGGGGCACCTCGTTCACGCTCCACCTGCCGTCGCCCGACGGGGGAGAGGGCCCGTCCCGTCCCGTGCGTTTCCAGGTGCTCGGCGAGCACCACGTGATGAACGCGCTGGCCGCGGCTGCCTCGGCCCACACGCTGGACGTCGACATCGACACGATCGTCGCCGCCCTGCAGACGGTGGAGACCGCGGAGCGCTGGCGCATGGAGGTCATGGGCAGCAGCGAGGTGACCGTCATCAACGACGCCTACAACGCGAGCCCCGACTCGATGGCGGCCGCGCTGAAGACGCTCGCGCAAATCGCCGAGCCCGGCGGGCGCACGATCGCCGTCCTCGGCGAGATGAGCGAGCTCGGCGAGTTCTCCGGCGAGGAGCACGACCGCATCGGGCTGCTCGCGGTCCGCCTCGGGATCGACCAGCTGGTGATCGTCGGACCGGCCGCGCGTCGCATGCACATCACCGCGATCAACGAGGGGTCGTGGGACGGCGAATCGCTGTACTTCGACACGCAGGACGCCGCGCTCGACCACCTCCAGGGTGCATTGCGCCCCGGCGACACGGTGCTCGTGAAGTCCTCCAACTCGGCCGGGCTGCGCTTCCTCGGCGACCGACTGGGAGAATCCTTCTCGTGA
- the mraY gene encoding phospho-N-acetylmuramoyl-pentapeptide-transferase, which produces MRALLTSGALSMAFTLFLTPLFIRLFRRLQWGQFIRDDGPQSHHAKRGTATMGGIVVILGTLFGYFTALLLTGDETSVSALLVLFLMVGLGVVGFIDDFLKTRRERSLGLTGWAKVAGQVVVATVWAFLAIRFPNGNDYTPASMSVSFIRDLPAIDFGSITKFGVIGVLVGYGLYLIWINFLVAAASNGVNVTDGLDGLASGASILAIGAYIIIGFWQSIQSCASVNLNPENIPKCYDVRDPFDLAIVATAIVGAVVGFLWWNTSPAQIFLGDTGSLALGGAVAALAILSRTELLLVLIGGIFVIEAGSVIVQRAYFKLTHGRRIFLMSPIHHHFELKGWAEVTVVVRFWIIGGLLVAAGVGSFYLEWLAT; this is translated from the coding sequence GTGAGAGCCCTGCTGACCTCCGGTGCGCTGTCGATGGCGTTCACGCTGTTCCTGACGCCGCTGTTCATCCGGCTCTTCCGCCGCCTCCAGTGGGGGCAGTTCATCCGCGACGACGGCCCGCAGAGCCACCACGCCAAGCGCGGCACCGCCACGATGGGCGGGATCGTCGTCATCCTCGGCACGCTGTTCGGCTACTTCACGGCGCTCCTGCTGACCGGGGACGAGACCAGCGTCTCAGCCCTGCTCGTCCTGTTCCTGATGGTCGGCTTGGGCGTCGTCGGCTTCATCGACGACTTCCTCAAGACCCGACGGGAACGCAGTCTCGGCCTGACCGGGTGGGCCAAGGTCGCCGGGCAGGTGGTCGTGGCGACGGTCTGGGCGTTCCTCGCCATCCGGTTCCCCAACGGCAACGACTACACACCGGCGTCGATGAGCGTCTCGTTCATCCGCGACCTCCCGGCGATCGACTTCGGCTCGATCACCAAGTTCGGCGTGATCGGCGTGCTCGTCGGCTACGGGCTCTACCTGATCTGGATCAACTTCCTGGTCGCCGCCGCGTCCAACGGGGTGAACGTCACCGACGGGCTCGACGGGCTCGCCTCGGGCGCGTCGATCCTGGCGATCGGCGCCTACATCATCATCGGGTTCTGGCAGTCGATCCAGTCATGCGCGAGCGTCAACCTGAACCCCGAGAACATCCCGAAGTGCTACGACGTCCGCGACCCGTTCGACCTCGCCATCGTGGCGACGGCGATCGTCGGTGCGGTGGTCGGCTTCCTGTGGTGGAACACCTCGCCCGCTCAGATCTTCCTCGGCGACACCGGCTCGCTCGCGCTCGGCGGCGCGGTCGCGGCCCTCGCGATCCTGAGCCGTACCGAACTGCTGCTCGTGCTCATCGGCGGCATCTTCGTCATCGAGGCCGGGTCGGTGATCGTGCAACGGGCGTACTTCAAGCTCACGCACGGCAGACGCATCTTCCTGATGAGTCCCATCCACCATCACTTCGAATTGAAGGGATGGGCGGAGGTGACCGTCGTCGTCCGGTTCTGGATCATCGGCGGCCTGCTGGTCGCGGCCGGCGTCGGCTCCTTCTACCTCGAATGGCTCGCCACATGA
- the murD gene encoding UDP-N-acetylmuramoyl-L-alanine--D-glutamate ligase yields the protein MSELDERLASLTSWHSDWSGLRVAVYGLGVTGFSVADTLAELGADVLVVAAKADDERRMLLEVIGADLVEQADLEAPPERLTAFDPELVIASPGFHWDHPLLVWAQQRGTAVWGDIELAWRLRDKVARPDGAEGPADWICVTGTNGKTTTVQLTATMILAAGRRVAPCGNIGVPVLDAIRDPQGFDALVVELSSYQLHWVNRNAGGELSPYSSACLNIADDHLDWHGSLEAYIAAKAKVYDNTQVACVYNKADQNTLRMVEEAEVVEGARAIGFGLGVPGPSDFGIVDGILCDRAFLEDRAHAAIELTTLDELQEAGLAAPHVVANILAASALARSYGVDPQVIRDVLTAFRLDAHRIELVRAEAGVNWVDDSKATNPHAADASLRAYPSVVWLVGGLLKGVDVDALVGRHVGRLRGAVLIGVDRDALRAAFERHAPELPVLEVDARETEEVMPTAVRLAGGLAREGDTVLLAPAAASMDQFADYAERGRLFQAAVNEYLGGEADDESAPRPDPQQG from the coding sequence ATGAGCGAGCTCGACGAGCGGCTCGCGTCGCTCACCAGCTGGCACTCCGACTGGAGCGGCCTGCGCGTCGCCGTTTACGGCCTGGGCGTCACCGGCTTCTCCGTCGCCGACACCCTCGCCGAACTCGGCGCGGACGTCCTGGTGGTCGCGGCGAAGGCCGACGACGAGCGGCGCATGCTGCTCGAGGTGATCGGCGCCGACCTCGTCGAGCAGGCCGACCTCGAGGCGCCGCCGGAGCGGTTGACCGCGTTCGATCCGGAACTCGTCATCGCGTCGCCCGGTTTCCACTGGGACCACCCGCTCCTCGTCTGGGCGCAGCAGCGCGGCACGGCCGTCTGGGGCGACATCGAGCTGGCGTGGCGGCTGCGCGACAAGGTCGCGCGTCCCGATGGCGCCGAGGGTCCGGCGGACTGGATCTGCGTGACCGGCACGAACGGCAAGACCACGACGGTGCAGCTCACCGCGACGATGATCCTCGCCGCCGGTCGCCGCGTCGCCCCGTGCGGCAACATCGGCGTCCCCGTGCTCGACGCGATCCGCGATCCTCAGGGCTTCGACGCGCTCGTCGTCGAGCTCTCCAGCTATCAGCTGCACTGGGTGAACCGGAACGCGGGCGGCGAACTCTCGCCGTACTCCTCCGCCTGCCTCAACATCGCCGACGACCACCTCGACTGGCATGGCTCTCTGGAGGCGTACATCGCCGCTAAGGCGAAGGTCTACGACAACACGCAGGTCGCCTGCGTCTACAACAAGGCCGATCAGAACACGCTGCGCATGGTCGAGGAGGCCGAGGTCGTCGAGGGCGCCCGCGCGATCGGCTTCGGGCTGGGCGTTCCCGGCCCGAGCGATTTCGGGATCGTGGACGGCATCCTCTGCGACCGCGCGTTCCTGGAGGACCGGGCGCACGCCGCGATCGAGCTCACCACGCTGGACGAGCTGCAGGAGGCCGGACTCGCCGCCCCGCACGTCGTGGCGAACATCCTCGCGGCCAGTGCGCTCGCCCGCTCGTACGGCGTCGACCCGCAGGTCATCCGTGACGTGCTGACCGCCTTCCGCCTCGACGCCCACCGGATCGAGCTGGTCCGGGCCGAGGCGGGCGTGAACTGGGTCGACGACTCGAAGGCCACGAACCCGCATGCGGCCGACGCGTCGCTGCGCGCCTATCCCTCGGTGGTCTGGCTGGTCGGGGGCCTGCTCAAGGGCGTCGACGTGGATGCGCTGGTCGGCCGGCACGTCGGGCGCCTGCGCGGTGCGGTACTGATCGGCGTCGACCGCGACGCCCTGCGGGCCGCATTCGAGCGACACGCGCCCGAGCTTCCCGTGCTGGAGGTCGACGCCCGCGAGACTGAAGAGGTCATGCCGACGGCGGTGCGGCTGGCCGGCGGTCTCGCCCGTGAGGGCGACACCGTGCTGCTCGCTCCGGCGGCGGCATCGATGGACCAGTTCGCCGACTACGCAGAACGCGGCCGCCTGTTCCAGGCAGCGGTCAACGAGTATTTGGGAGGTGAGGCGGATGACGAGTCCGCCCCGCGTCCCGACCCGCAGCAGGGCTGA
- the ftsW gene encoding putative lipid II flippase FtsW, whose translation MTSPPRVPTRSRADRAAQQQHAQRQHAQRPQPHAPQEPPAEQATTRLGALTTRIQLGRSMTSESANYFMLLGITLFMVVFGLVMVLSSSSVESHNDSDNFFSRFWSQGAYTLVGLPLMFVVSRIPRAFWRRTIWFFLAAACFLQLLVLFTPLGMEIGGNRNWLKIGSLTVQPSEAIKLALVVWLGVVLARKRDVLTQWKHVAIPVVPVAGGAVALVTLGGDLGTTMIMAALILGALFFAGVRMRYLAAGVVGVAVVAFFVAISSASRLGRIAAMFGGSSAANPDVNWQINNGFYALASGGVFGVGLGNSHSKWSWLPAADTDFIFAIIGEELGLIGAIVVLLLFVMLAVVFLRIIHASTDPFARVTTAAIMVWLIGQAFVNIAVVLGVIPVLGVPLPLISAGGTAMISSMIAIGIVLSFARQSHRDSLAAHDAGAAGPRA comes from the coding sequence ATGACGAGTCCGCCCCGCGTCCCGACCCGCAGCAGGGCTGACCGAGCCGCGCAGCAGCAGCACGCCCAGCGTCAGCACGCTCAGCGGCCACAGCCGCACGCGCCGCAGGAGCCGCCGGCCGAGCAGGCCACCACGCGCCTCGGCGCGCTGACCACGCGCATCCAACTCGGTCGCTCCATGACCTCCGAGTCGGCCAACTACTTCATGCTGCTCGGCATCACGCTGTTCATGGTCGTGTTCGGCCTCGTCATGGTGCTGTCGTCCTCGTCGGTCGAGTCGCACAACGACAGCGACAACTTCTTCTCACGGTTCTGGTCGCAGGGCGCGTACACGCTCGTTGGCCTGCCGCTGATGTTCGTGGTGTCGCGCATCCCGCGGGCGTTCTGGCGCCGGACGATCTGGTTCTTCCTCGCCGCCGCCTGCTTCCTGCAACTGCTCGTGCTCTTCACCCCGCTGGGCATGGAGATCGGCGGCAACCGCAACTGGCTGAAGATCGGTTCGCTGACGGTGCAGCCGTCCGAGGCGATCAAGCTGGCCCTCGTCGTCTGGCTGGGCGTCGTGCTCGCCCGCAAGCGGGACGTCCTCACGCAGTGGAAGCACGTCGCGATCCCGGTGGTCCCGGTCGCGGGCGGCGCCGTTGCGCTGGTGACCCTCGGCGGCGACCTGGGGACGACCATGATCATGGCCGCCCTGATCCTCGGCGCACTGTTCTTCGCGGGTGTGCGGATGCGCTACCTGGCGGCCGGCGTCGTCGGAGTGGCGGTCGTGGCGTTCTTCGTCGCCATCTCGAGCGCCAGCCGGCTCGGCCGCATCGCCGCCATGTTCGGCGGGTCGAGCGCGGCCAACCCCGACGTCAATTGGCAGATCAACAACGGCTTCTACGCGCTCGCGTCGGGCGGTGTCTTCGGCGTCGGTCTCGGCAACTCGCACTCGAAGTGGTCGTGGCTTCCGGCCGCCGACACCGACTTCATCTTCGCGATCATCGGCGAGGAGCTCGGACTGATCGGCGCGATCGTCGTCCTGCTGCTGTTCGTCATGCTCGCGGTCGTGTTCCTCCGCATCATCCACGCGTCGACCGACCCGTTCGCACGCGTCACGACGGCCGCCATCATGGTGTGGCTGATCGGGCAGGCGTTCGTGAACATCGCGGTCGTGCTGGGCGTCATCCCGGTCCTGGGCGTGCCGCTCCCACTGATCTCTGCGGGTGGAACTGCGATGATCAGTTCCATGATCGCCATCGGAATCGTGCTGTCGTTCGCGCGGCAGTCCCACCGTGACTCCCTGGCCGCCCACGACGCCGGTGCGGCGGGCCCGCGGGCATGA